CGGACGCTTTTCGGCCTTGGCCTTGGCCACGGCCTGAGCCGTTTCTTCCGGCACTTCAAAGTATTCGCGGTGCATGCGGTGGGCGCGGATGTTCTGGCTGCGCACGGGGCTGAAGGTGCCATACCCCACATACAAGGTGACCTCTGCCCACTGAAAGCCGCGGGCGGCCAGATCCGCGCGCAGGTCTTCAGTAAAATGCAGGCCCGCCGTGGGCGCAGCCACAGATCCGGTCTTGTCCTCGCGGGAGTAGACCGTCTGGTAGCGGCTTCTGTCCTCGTCGCCGTCCGGACGTTTGATGTAGGGCGGCAGAGGGATGTGCCCCGTGGCGGCAAAGGCCTTGGCCAGGTCACCCTCCCAATGCAGCCGCACCCGCCGGCGGCCAAAGGCGCCCGATTCCAGCACCGTCACCCGTATGCCCGCGCCGAAATCAAAGGTCTCACCGTCACGGACGCTCCCGCCGGAACGCACCAGGCCCTCTGCCTCGGCGACCAGGCCGCCGGTTTTGGCGGGCACGGCGCGCTCCAGCACCAGGGGCAGGGGGGTCAGCAGCAAAAATTCCACCTTGCCGCCCGTGGCCCGCGTGCCCAACAGCCGCGCCTGCAGCACGCGGGAATTGTTGGCCACCAGCAGAGCGCCGGGGGGCAACAAATCAGGCAGGTCCGCAAAGCGCGCGTGCGTCAGCTCCACTGCGCCCGTACGCGGCAGCACCATGAGCCGCGAGGTTCCCCGCTCTTCAGGGGGGAACTGGGCAATACGCTCCTGGGGCAGATCAAAATTATAACTTTCCAACCAGAAATCGGCTTCCTCAATGGGCATGTTCCGGGCCTCGTGGCTGTGCCTCCACCGGACTTGTCAGCGCCGGACGGAGAGGCTAGGGTATGACTTCCGCTCTTGGGGCCGCCTGCTCCGGGCGGAATCGCAGGAGGCGCGCTTGCGGTCCTGGCGGCCTGTGCGCCGCAGGGGCGGAGTCCGTTTACGCTGCGGCCAGAGATTTCACAAGTGAAATGCTCTTGGGAGGGAAGGAGTATAGCCATGCCGCGCCCGCTTGTCATCCTCACGCTGTGTTGCGCCCTCGGCCTGGTTTCGGGCTGCGCCGACGGCCTGCGCAATCCTTTTTCCAACGACCCCCTCACCGGCGGCGCGGACGTGAGCACCAGCCGTCTGCTGGGCGTGCCCACGCCCGCGGGCATGCAGCGCTTCACCTCCCACGGCTATGAAACCGCCGGAACCGCCGGCAGCGAGGGCCTGGAAGTGCTGCGCGGCGACGCGGACCCGGGCTTTGCCGCCCAGATCATGTACACCGGCCTACAGGGACAAGGCTGGCAACTGCGCCTGGCCCTGCGCAAAAGCGGCCGCGCGGTCTACGTCTACGAGCGGGGCCAGAGCTTGGCCGTGCTCACCCTGCACCGCGAAACCCTGGGCACCGTGCTGGAAATCTGGACCGGAGCCCGCCTGCCCGACGGCGCTGCCCTGCCCGCCCCGGCCGCGCCCGAAGCGGGCGCTTCCAACCCCGCCGCAGAGGACGCCGGCAGCTACACCCCCGGTGCGGGCGGCATGGACACCACGCCCAAGCCCGGCGCCACGGTGCGCACCTGGGG
The genomic region above belongs to Desulfovibrio legallii and contains:
- the queA gene encoding tRNA preQ1(34) S-adenosylmethionine ribosyltransferase-isomerase QueA, with the protein product MPIEEADFWLESYNFDLPQERIAQFPPEERGTSRLMVLPRTGAVELTHARFADLPDLLPPGALLVANNSRVLQARLLGTRATGGKVEFLLLTPLPLVLERAVPAKTGGLVAEAEGLVRSGGSVRDGETFDFGAGIRVTVLESGAFGRRRVRLHWEGDLAKAFAATGHIPLPPYIKRPDGDEDRSRYQTVYSREDKTGSVAAPTAGLHFTEDLRADLAARGFQWAEVTLYVGYGTFSPVRSQNIRAHRMHREYFEVPEETAQAVAKAKAEKRPVVAVGTTSVRALEGVAELCGRVQPFAGWTDIFLYPGRRFRVVDGLVTNFHLPESSLLMLVSAFAGRQRVLAAYAEAEAQGYRFFSYGDAMLIR